The Passer domesticus isolate bPasDom1 chromosome 15, bPasDom1.hap1, whole genome shotgun sequence nucleotide sequence TCCCCACCTTTGTCACTGGGGGGTGGGTGACCCCACCACTACCACCCCAGGGTCGCTCGGAGGTGACCCcagcaccatcccaggctgATACCCTATCTCTGTCACCCTGGGGTGACCCCACAGTGACACAACCACCCCACAGTGACCACCCCGCCACTGTCACCAATGGGGTGACCACACCACTGCCACTCCAGAGTCACCCTGAGGTTCTTCATCATTCCATCGTTATCACCCCAGCCTCCACCACCATCACCTCAGGGTGACTCCACAACCATCATCCCAGGGTGGTACAACCACCCCACAGTGACCACCCCGCCACTGTCACCAATGGGGTGACCACACCACTGCCACTCCAGAGTCACCCTGAGGTTCTTCCAGTACCATCGCCTCAGGGTGGGGTTATCACCCCAGCCTCCACCACCATCACGTCAGGGTGACTCCACAACCATCATCTCAGGGTGACACAACCACCCCACAGTGACCACCCCGCCACTGTCACCAATGGGGTGACCACACCACTGCTACTCCAGAGTCACCCTGAGGTTCCTCATCATTCCATCATTATCACCCCAGCCTCCACCACCATCACCTCAGGGTGACTCCACCACCATCATCTCAGGGTGACACAACCACCCCGTGGTGACCCCCTCACCTACGGGTGCTGTGAGTGGGGACTCACCAGTGACCTGTTGGGGGGACAAAGTAGACGCATCCATGGACGCGGGTGTCCGGGATCTTCCTCTTGCGGGTGATGAGGATCTCCTCCCGCAGGTATCTCTCGTACTGCTCGTTGATGTATTTGATGATGGGGTCCCAGCTGAGGATGAGGAGTTGGGGGACAGCACCTGAGCTCAACTTCTACCCAAACTGCCCCCCGCCGAGCTGGGCTCCCGCTCCCCATTGTGTCCTACCAGTTCTCATTGTTGATCTGGTCCCCAAACCCTGGTGTGTCGGTCACCGTCAGCTTCATCTTCACCCCCTTCTCCTCGATGACTGTGGGGTACATGCATGGGTCAGGGGGGAAGGAACATTGGGGAAAAGCAGGGGACCAGGCATGGGGGATGTTTGAGGCTGTGAACGCAGCTtcagagcccagcccagtcccCTGCTTCTCCCAAGGGCTGGTGGGACACGCCGCGTGGTGGTGACCTTACTGTGGGTGATGGACTGGAGTTGCACTGTTTTGGGAATACGTTCCTCCTGGCCGGGCTGGGAGGATTTGCGGCTCACCTTGGACTTGAAGAGGGTGTTCACCATCGTGGActtccccagcccactctgccctgaggggacaccagcagctctggttTGTCCCCAGGGCAGTAACATCTTGATATCCACTTGGGAGCAACCCAGAGTTTGGAATAACTCTGGCTTATCCCCAAATAAATTTCTTCCCCAAGGCAATAAGTCCTTGGTATCCACTTGGGAGCATCTCAGAGGTTGGGATAATCCATTTTATCCCAGGAACATATTTATTCCCCAAGGTCATGACCCCGGTACACATCTGGGAGCATCCCAGATTGGGCTAGTCTGGTTTAATCTTCCAAACAAATTTATTCCCCAAGGCGACAGCCCCTCAACATCCATTTGGGAGCATCTCAGAGGTTGGGATGAGCTCACCTACCAGCATGACTATGCTGTGTGGTAGGGGATATTACTCATTTTCAATTGTTTGCTACTTAAATCAGTTTAAAATCACTTATATTTCCTTAAAATCCCTTAAAAGCATGATTTCCCTTGGCATGGTGGAATCAGAGCCAGTATTCCCTCCCCACCCAGGAGCAAACCCCACGCCCAGCACTCACCCACAACCATGATGTTGAACTCAAAGCCTGTCTTCATGGTTTTGATTTTCATCTGGTCGAGCACAGCTTCGATTCCCACGTATCCGAAGAGCTGGCAGCCCACGGGGCTGGGCGCCATGGAGAGGGGCaccgccccctcctcctcctcctcctcctcctccggcaCGGCCGGCGGCTCCATGCTGCGCTCCTCGGgctccaggctgctccctgcaccGCGGGGTGGGCAAAGGCGGTGAGCCTGGACCCCTGGGTGCCCACCCCGCGGTGCCCACCCCTGCGTTGCCCCAGCAGCGGCCGTGCCGGCGGGCATGCAGCCCCGGCACATTCCCGGGAGCCGGGGAGGCTCGGCATGGCAACGGGGACACGCCACCCCCGCCGCGAGAGaggctcccaggagctgccaggggcaTCTCTGGGGTGGTCGTGCCACCAGACCCCACGATGCCACAGGCTGCCCTGAGACCATCGGGCATCGTGGCCGCGGCCAGCAGcaccttctgcccagcccctttTGCCCAGCACCTTTTGCCCCGCACCCTTTGCCCAGCCCCCGCGGCCACCCGCGCCAGGCGGCACCGCGCCGGTCCCGGCACAGCCGGGGGGCTccggccccagggcaggacgCGCCACCCCACATTGtgcccaggcactgggcactgccgGGCGGGGGCACCGGGGGTGCAGCGCAATCCCCGGCACAACCCCGAGCCCCAGGGGACACGTGGGGGTCCCCGGGGACGGTGCCCGGAGCGTGCCCCACACCGGGGGCCACAGGAGCACCGTGCCCGCCCCAGCCCTTTGTGCGGCAGCCTCAAAtccctttcttcctcctcctcctgcttcccagcACGGCCATTGTTCGGGTCCTACCTCGGCGCTGCGGTGCCCTCGCTCAGCGCCCCGCTAGGGCCGGGGGGGTCCCCCGGGCGCCGTCCGCATCCCCGTCCCCATCCCCGGCGGCGCCGcagcccggccccttccctccgCCGGCTCCCGGCTGGCACCAGCCCCGCTCCGCCGAGGCTGCGGCTCCCACGCATGACCAGCATGGCAACACCCgccccccgcagccccctccccaccgcAGCCGAGCCCCTGCGCCCAGGTTGCCGATGGGCTGGCGGGTGGGGAGGGCCGTGCCAACCCGGCTCTGCCCACCCCGCTGTGCCCCCCCCGGAGCATGGCACTGCTCGGCCTCCCAGCCGGGCCAGCACGGGTGGGGACCCCTCCCATGGCACAGGACACCCCCAGTCCTCACTTTGTCCCCATCGCCCCCTGAGAGGCCGCGGTGGCACTGAATGGCACTGAATGGCAGCGGGAGGGCTTGGCCGCGGGTGCGATCCCCACGGGCACCGGGGACCGCCCGGCACCGTGccccccgccctccccagcagcacctgtGCCCGGTCCCGGCACGGCGGGGTAGGACAAGGGGTGGTGGCCCTGCCACTCGCCCCACTGCCGCAGTGCCCCACGGCGCTTGCGTCCCCCcacgccgcagcctccccctgtGTATGTGCCAGCCGGCGCTTGGCACCGGCGAGGCTGGAGCGGCAGCTTGCGATGGcccaggctgggagggacctgCTGAGACCGCGTCCGTGTGCCACGCAGCCAGGGGACAAGGGGCACGTGGGCAGGGGCCGGCCTGAGCCAGCCCGGGGTGCCAGGAGATGATGGAACTGAACACCCccattgccatggcaacggcATCCCGGCGTGGGAGCCACCCAGCACCCTGTGCCCAGTGGGTGCCAGAGTGGTGGCAGGCTTGGGGACAGCACTGTCGCatgtcccagctgcccctgcGCCCCCTGGGTCGGGATGTTCCTCGGAAGTGGTGAAACAGCCGCGGATTTCCTGGTGACAGCGGTGACACCCGgcggggggggctgggggagggcagGATGCTCACCCCGCGGGGATCCACCCACCCAGCACGGTCCTTCCCAACGGGGACAGCCCACAGGCTGGCAGCGACGTGGGGTGGGAAGTCCCCATCAAGGAGAGGACCCCGACAACGACTGCAGCCCTCCTCCCCGAGAGACATcagccccccgtgcccccagcGTAGCACCccttcccagtccctgccagccttggcagctgccaggacagatcCAGAACCAAGTGGTGCAGCCGCTGGAGCCATCccgggtgctgggcactgcaggcagggagcagctgggatttGGTGCTTGCACCCCCCGGCTCTCCGGGGTGGTCCCCAGGGTGCAGCCCCCACAGAGGGGCTCAGCCACTGCCCTGcgccctgccagggccagcaccaAGGAGACAGCCACAGCCAGAGGCACGTCCGGGGTGACATTGGGGGCTGCACCCACCGCTGCCTCCCCCGGGGCTCTGGAGCCCCCCCGTCCCTGCGCTCAGTGCCAAAAGGCCCCGCTGCtaatggccagcagccgggtGGCCACGTGGAAGCTCTCGGCATCCCCACGGAGCCCCGGGGcaagtggctcctgcagccagacctgttccaggACTCATCACAGATGCTCTTATTTTCCAGACAGGGACAAGTAATCCCGGGTCCGTGGTCTCCTCCATGGATTTAATTACCGATGCAGGGTTAATTGGCCAGTTCCCCGGGAAGCCTGTAATAAAGCTTCAAGGGTGGAGGGTGCTGGGAGAGGatgagctgggacaggagctccCTGTCCGGCTGCTCACCACTGCTCCAAACCGAGCAGCCGGGCACGGGATGGGGATAGCCTGGCTCTGGGGCCAGCACAAGGGAGCTGACCCCTCTGGCAAAGAGACGGAAGCTTTGGGCATGCACCCACCGCCCCGGCCACACCACAGCTCTTCCTGCCCAGCCGAACTGACCCAGAAACACCAGTGCCTCTCCCAGTGCCAAACACGACCTAAGGGGACAGTGGTGACAGTCCCCATCTGCAGCCAGACTCGGAGCCAGCCCGTCCGTCTGGCCGTGGGAGCCACGGGACGGGGCTGGGGTGGCTGGGGACCGTCGGTGAGGAGAAGCAGAAGTGAACCATGGAGCGAAACCCTGCGCCTGCAgcgctgctggggacaggggacaagtCACCCAGCCCCGGTGGCAGCTCCCTCTGCCCGCACGCCGCCCTGCCCGCTGCCACCACGCCATCCCTACCTGGGCGAGCCGGCCGGAGCCGGGGCTGCTGCCGCCGAGAGCTGGTCACCGGGGCCAAATGGCTCCTGGGGTGCGAGGCAGAGGGCGGCTGCTGCCCACGGCTCCTCCtccgctcctcctcctcctcgccccGGGCCCTGCGTGGGCGACCCGGCGTGGAAGTGAAATGCGGCGgccggggctggctgggagctTCCTCCTGCGGGGCGTGGGACCCACCGCGCCACGGGGCCCGGGGCCACCCACGGGTGTCACCGGCTGGGGGCCGGGGGGGCCTCCCGGGAGAGGAAACAGCCCGTTCCCACCTCTTCCTGGCAGAGAAACCGCTGTGCCCGAGCGGTGTgtgccagccccctgccagtCCCGGGCCATCTGCAGGGCAGCCGGTGCCACCCGCTGCCCGCTGGCTCGTGTGtccccccaggctgggctgccgGCCACCACCACGGCTCTGTCCTGAGCATGTCCCCTCATCACCCCGGCTCCATGTCTCCATTTCCCTGTCACCCCAGCTTGCTCCTGAgcaccctgtccctgtcacagccctgagcactgTCCCTTGTCTCCCTGTGACCCTGGCTTGTCCCCAAGCACCATGTCCCCATgaccccagctcagccctgagcaAAACTGCATCACCCCAGCTTGGTCCTGAGCAccgtgtccctgtcacctcctgTTAGCCCTGAGCACTTTCCCTTTGTGCCCCCATCAGCCTGGCTTGGCCCAAGTatggtgtccccctgtccctgtcaccttgGCACTGCCCCAAGTGCTGTCCCTTCGTGTCCCCATCACTCCTGACTCAGCCCTGAACACCACATCCTCGTCCCCATCACCcggctcagccctgagcactgtccctcagtgtccccatcacctggctcagccctgagcactgtccctcagtgtccccatcacccggctcagccctgagctctgctcccccgtgtccccatgacCCGGGccgtccccagccccatccctggcccGGGGAGGCGCGGGCAGCCGggctggctgggcagcagggccacgGGCACCGCCGGGGGCTGATTCAGCGCAGATGTATGGATGCCTTCGCCGCGTCAGTACTTAGGGCCCGGCCACGGCGGCTCCGCGACAGCGCAGCGAGACGGGCAAAGAGCCCCGAGCACCCAGCCAgggagcagcggcggtggcggcCGTCTCCGGCCACCGCGGCGCCCTCCGGCCCTCCCGGAGCAGCCGCTGGGAAGGGCACTTGGCTACCCCCTCCCCGGGCCTGGGGACGGGCACGGGCTTGGCACGGCGGGAGCCGGGGGCACAGCCGTGCCGGGAGCCGGGCTCCGCTGCCCGCGGCACCGGGCGCACGCCGAGCACGCCCCGGCGCTCCTTGGCCCCCCGCCACCTCCCGCGCCCCGCGGGGAGGGAGGAACAGGATCCAGCCCCGTGCCAAGCCAGCAGGGATGAGAGGGGAAGAAAGCGCTGGACGCGGGACAAGATCGCGGCGATAGGCGGCACGCGCGGGGCCGGCCGATGGGGCACATGTGTCCCGACCTGTCTCCGCGCCGGCAGAGCAGTGAGCGCCGGGGCGGAGCGGGCGGCTCGCCAGGCACCGCGGGGACGGGCGGGCCGGGAGCGCTGCCAGCGCCGCGCTCGGCTCCCGGCCCCCCGCAGCCAGCGGGCCCCGGCGCGGGGAGCAGCGAGCTGGCGGCGCGCCTGTCCCCAAAGTCGCCGTCACCCCACGCTTTTCCCGGCTTCGGCTCGTGCGGGGTTTTGGCAGCGCTGCGCCCGCCGAGGGGGCCCCGACGGAGAGAGGGACGGGGACAAGAACAAGTCCTACCGTGCTCCGGCGTCACCGCCGCCCCGCTGCCGTCTGCAGCCTGGCCGGGAGCCGCTGCCACCACGCAGGGTCCCCGCGGTGCCATCTGCCCGGGCGCTGCCGGCGTGCCCCAGGGGTGCCCCAGCACCAGCCCCCCGAGGAAGGCGGGCTGCGAGCTCACTTGCACCGTCTGCGGCTGCGACACCAGCCTGAAGGTGGCGGCctggggggctggcagcgctggcGGCCCCTCGGCCCTGCCCTCGGCCGGGGCCGCCTCCCCCTGTCCCCGGGGCTGAGCGGGGGCCCGGCGGGACGGGAGGGGGCTGGCGCTCAGGGTGACCCTCCACGGCCGGGACACCGTGCGGGGAGCCGCGTCCCACCCCCCCGGCCCCTCGGGGAgcgggggcagccccggggctgtcTCTGTGCCATCGTGCGGGGGcagggcggaggaggagggtgaggagGAAGGCTGGTGGGCGCgaggctgggctgcagagctctgcgtGCCCCACGGCGTCCCCAGGCCCGGCTCCTCGGCGATGTGCAGGTCcagcgctggcagggagccgTGGCTGGCGGCGGCCCCGCGGAGGGGATGATCCAGCTCCACCGGGAAGACGCAGCCTTGGGACGAGACCTTCTTCAAGCCGGGGCTGGCGGCCGGGGGGCTGCCCGGTGCCTGCGGGGGCCCGGTGGGCGCGGGgctctccaggctggaggaTGAGCTGCGCTGGCTCTCCCCGTCGCTGCCCGGCCCCGtggccagggcctggcggcTCTGGAAGGAGGCGGCGCGGGCGATGCCGGTGCCGTTGGCTCGGCCGGTGGCCAGGCCGGTGCCGAGCCGGGAGCGCAGCACGGGGCTGGGCACCGggctggggccggggccgccgcccaGGCGGGGAGGGTGGCCGCGCTGCAGCGGCTGGTGGCTCTCGCCTGAGGACAGCAAGGAGTCGGGTGCCTCGTCCCCATCTTCTGCCTCAAACGACTTCTTGAGCGctggggacagagagagagatggtGGCACCAGAGTGGTCCCCGATGGCACCcgtcccctgcccagccccaggtgtgtccccccACCACCCAGAGGTGCCCCCTGATTGTGAGCCCGTCCCACCGAGGAGCCCAGCCCGGCGccagctcctccccagccctgcggCGCTGTCCCCGAGGGTTTTATCATTGTTCCCCGGTTGATCTGGCCGGTGCCGCCGGCTCCCCTCGCAGCACACTGCCCGCTTTATTCCCCCTGAAAGGGATCCGGCCGAGTAACCGGATCCCCGCCTGACCCTCTCCCCCTGCATCCATCCCGGCACCCGGGCAGGATTCCTGCCCCTTCCCGGGCCTTAACCCTGGAGCCCGCGGATGGCAGGGGCCAGCGCCATTGCCACGCTCGGGGACTGTCACATCCCGTTCTGGTGGCTCCTGCTGCGCCTCCCACGCGGCTTCACAGCGGCCACGGGCCCGCGGCACAGCCCCGGGTGCCAACGTGCCCCACATGGGCCCCTCGGCTCCCCGGGGTACCGCGGAACCGGGCCCGGTGCAAAGCTCCTGCTGAACCCCGCCTGGCACAGGATGGGGGACCGACCCCACGGGGTGACCCCCGGGAACCCCCGCGGTGCAGCcgctccctcctgccccccagccctgccgggggctccccaggagctgcccgaggGCTCCGCACGCTGCCGGCAGCCGGGGAGGGCGGGGGGCCCAGGTTCCCCCAGATCCTCGCTGCCAAGCGCCGAGCGGCTGCTGCCCCCGGGGGCTCTGTGGGGCGGCCCACGCTGCGCCCCTGCATCCTCTCCGTGTGCCAGCCTGTCCCGGCACCCACCCATGGCACCCGCCCGCCCtcaccctcctcttcctcaggcGCGGTGCGGGGTCGGCGGGGTGCTGAGGGTCCGACCCTATCCCCTCCCCCGTGCCCCTGTGCCCGGGGCGGGGCAGGGGTCAGAGGCCGGGGTGCGGGCGCTGCCGATCACAGCTCTCCCCAGGGCAGGTAATTCCGCGGCCGGTCCAGCCCGGGCTGCCGGGGGCCAGGGGTCACGGGGTCGGCGACCCCCTCCCCACATCCACGTCTCTGCTTTGTTACCGCCCAAAATGCCTCCTTTTACCCCAAACCTGCCTCTGGCTCTTGACCCAGCCTCACCCAGGTGTCCGGAGTGATGGGCGGGGGGGCAGCGAGGGGACGCAGGGCAAGGTGGGGGTGGCAGGCGCTTGGAGGGTGGCAGAGGGCGAAGGGGGGGTGGCAGGAGGTTTAGGACGGATGGGGGATCGGGAGAATGGCAGGGGGTGAAAGTGCGGTGTCAGAAGGTGGAGGGGGAATGTTGagatggggctgcaggaggtTTAGGGGGTGGCAGGGCGCTCGGGGGTGGTGGGAGGTAAAGGAGCGGTGCCAGGAGGTTCAgcgggggctgggggggatgTGGGGTTTGGCGGGGGCTGAGGGGTGTCAGCCGGCAGCGGCGGGGTTAAGGTGCCCGGGGTAGGTGCACACATTCCTCCCCGgcgagggcagcagcagccccggggTCGGGTTTCGCctcccgcccccggcccggccccggccccgccgcagcccccggcccgcggGCAGAGCGCGCACACGCGGGGAGCGCGCACGGAGACACCGCGGGCTCGGGGGTCCCGCACCTTCCCccgctcctgcagcccccacagCCGCGCCCCCCGGAGCAGCCCCGCATCCCCcgggctgggggcagagcagcccccctcgatgcccagccctggggtcaCCCCCTGTCCCCACGATGTGCAGCCCCCGGGGGCATCACCCCCCGCCCCCAATATCCATCTTCCGGAGGGGAGCGCAGCCCCCTAGGACGCTGAGACCCCGGGGAGCCCCCAGGCCCCCGAAGATGAGcagctcagcatcccccccagtcccagcccccGCCATGCTCAGCCCAGACCAAgatccccagcccagcagcagccaaacccCCGCACCGAACCCCAGTGCCCGCTGCTCCCcccttggggacaccccaagccccccaaaaagcccagccagcagcatcccccCCAAATCAGCCTCCGGGCCGGGGGAGGGCAGCCCCCCACGATGCTCAGCCCTTGGGGGACACCCGCGCCCCCCAAGACGCCCGGACAGCGGCGTTCCCCCCCGGGGACATCCCCCGCTCCTCCCACGGCACCCCCGCTCCTCCCGGCCCgagggggggtcccgggggggccGCACCTTCGAAGTCGGAGAGGATCCCGTCCAGGTGCTCCTTGACCGAGAGCCGGGCCATGGCGGGCcgggggggccggggctgccgccCACCCGGGACCCCCGCAGGCGGAGGGGGCAGCGCGGCCGAGCCCACCGAGCCCCGGGACGGGACGGGCCGGCGCCGGCTGCCCTCGccgggaggggaaggaggaggggagcggccgggggaggggaggggaaagggaggggagggggaggtcCCGCCTgcgcccccgccccggcccgggaCCCCCCGCCTCCCCCGGGCCGGCCCCCGCAGCTCCGCCGCGCCCTCCCGGCCCGGGGCGCTGGGAGGCGGCAGCCCCGGCCGGGGGTCCCGGGCAGCCTGGGGGTCCCGGAGAGCCCCGGGGGCAGTttctggccaggctggagggctCCCAGGAAGGCTGGGGGGC carries:
- the SEPTIN12 gene encoding septin-12 isoform X1, with translation MARLSVKEHLDGILSDFEALKKSFEAEDGDEAPDSLLSSGESHQPLQRGHPPRLGGGPGPSPVPSPVLRSRLGTGLATGRANGTGIARAASFQSRQALATGPGSDGESQRSSSSSLESPAPTGPPQAPGSPPAASPGLKKVSSQGCVFPVELDHPLRGAAASHGSLPALDLHIAEEPGLGTPWGTQSSAAQPRAHQPSSSPSSSALPPHDGTETAPGLPPLPEGPGGWDAAPRTVSRPWRVTLSASPLPSRRAPAQPRGQGEAAPAEGRAEGPPALPAPQAATFRLVSQPQTVQVSSQPAFLGGLVLGHPWGTPAAPGQMAPRGPCVVAAAPGQAADGSGAAVTPEHGSSLEPEERSMEPPAVPEEEEEEEEGAVPLSMAPSPVGCQLFGYVGIEAVLDQMKIKTMKTGFEFNIMVVGQSGLGKSTMVNTLFKSKVSRKSSQPGQEERIPKTVQLQSITHIIEEKGVKMKLTVTDTPGFGDQINNENCWDPIIKYINEQYERYLREEILITRKRKIPDTRVHGCVYFVPPTGHWLRPLDLEFMRRLSKIVNVVPVIAKADTLTLEERAEFKQRIQEDLKTHAISVYPQEDFDQDPEDRALNDRIREKIPFAVVGADQEHQVNGKRVLGRKTKWGIIEVENPAHCEFPLLRDLLIRSHLQDLKDITHNVHYESYRVRRLNESNGPGLSPLNGLPGKGEASSHL
- the SEPTIN12 gene encoding septin-12 isoform X2, which produces MPLPWQWGCSVPSSPGTPGWLRPAPAHVPLVPWLRGTRTRSQQVPPSLGHRKLPLQPRRCQAPAGTYTGGGCGVGGRKRRGALRQWGEWQGHHPLSYPAVPGPGTGSSLEPEERSMEPPAVPEEEEEEEEGAVPLSMAPSPVGCQLFGYVGIEAVLDQMKIKTMKTGFEFNIMVVGQSGLGKSTMVNTLFKSKVSRKSSQPGQEERIPKTVQLQSITHIIEEKGVKMKLTVTDTPGFGDQINNENCWDPIIKYINEQYERYLREEILITRKRKIPDTRVHGCVYFVPPTGHWLRPLDLEFMRRLSKIVNVVPVIAKADTLTLEERAEFKQRIQEDLKTHAISVYPQEDFDQDPEDRALNDRIREKIPFAVVGADQEHQVNGKRVLGRKTKWGIIEVENPAHCEFPLLRDLLIRSHLQDLKDITHNVHYESYRVRRLNESNGPGLSPLNGLPGKGEASSHL
- the SEPTIN12 gene encoding septin-12 isoform X3 translates to MEPPAVPEEEEEEEEGAVPLSMAPSPVGCQLFGYVGIEAVLDQMKIKTMKTGFEFNIMVVGQSGLGKSTMVNTLFKSKVSRKSSQPGQEERIPKTVQLQSITHIIEEKGVKMKLTVTDTPGFGDQINNENCWDPIIKYINEQYERYLREEILITRKRKIPDTRVHGCVYFVPPTGHWLRPLDLEFMRRLSKIVNVVPVIAKADTLTLEERAEFKQRIQEDLKTHAISVYPQEDFDQDPEDRALNDRIREKIPFAVVGADQEHQVNGKRVLGRKTKWGIIEVENPAHCEFPLLRDLLIRSHLQDLKDITHNVHYESYRVRRLNESNGPGLSPLNGLPGKGEASSHL